From Bacteroidales bacterium, the proteins below share one genomic window:
- a CDS encoding PD40 domain-containing protein has product MKKTIFFILINIYIINIFSQETISDENQIFRDNFILAEEHTDDGNFHQAIKVYNELLVKNPENANLMFKIGFCYLNTAMEKEKSVEYLEKAVKSVTDNYDPFDYKIHEAPREAFFYLGKAYHFNHKFDKAIEIYNDLKSMITDEDFVKRINREIEICGYAKELVKHPINMIVANLGANVNSPYSEHSPLVSADETILIFTSKREGNTGGKRTDDGQYFEDIYATYKINNEWIEAQPISDSINTLGHEASIGISPDGRQLYIYKDDNGDGNIYYSKQEGLDWTVPVKLGTEVNTKAKETHASLSAEGDKLYFTSNRKGGYGGLDIYITRKLPDGTWGKAQNLGTKINTPYDEEGPFIHYDGITLFFSSKGHKSMGAFDIFSSTLQEDNTWTEPSNIGYPINTTDDDVFYWVTPDGRRAYYASHQQGSIGDNDIYIINLPESHVRNLTVLTGIPTSSVGDILLNAEITVTDKETGDIVGIYKPDPKSGQYMIIVPRGKVYEITINVEGYAETTEDLKVPEEPFEESQEVIKLKPVELVQEYYINQTILFGFDKFKTPKSQTYIYEEVLDILAIYMNKNPNCVIEIGGHTDAIGSNEYNMILSEKRAGFVKNYLLNKGVKNENIVIKGYSEDIPIAINENPDGSDSPEGRKFNRRITFKIIKEGKEKLIFKPIGIPDQYSVN; this is encoded by the coding sequence ATGAAAAAAACTATATTTTTTATATTAATAAATATCTATATTATTAATATATTTTCACAAGAAACCATTTCTGATGAAAATCAAATTTTCAGAGATAACTTTATTTTAGCTGAAGAACATACCGATGATGGAAATTTTCATCAGGCAATAAAAGTTTATAATGAATTACTGGTAAAAAATCCTGAAAATGCAAACTTAATGTTTAAAATAGGATTCTGCTATTTGAATACAGCAATGGAAAAAGAAAAATCTGTAGAATATTTAGAAAAGGCAGTTAAAAGTGTAACTGATAATTATGATCCATTTGATTATAAAATTCATGAAGCACCTCGCGAAGCATTCTTCTATCTCGGAAAAGCATATCATTTTAACCATAAATTTGATAAAGCAATTGAAATTTATAATGATTTAAAATCAATGATTACCGATGAAGATTTTGTTAAACGTATAAACAGAGAAATTGAAATTTGCGGATATGCAAAAGAACTTGTTAAGCATCCTATAAATATGATTGTTGCTAATCTTGGTGCTAACGTTAATTCACCTTATTCTGAACATAGTCCCCTGGTTTCTGCCGATGAAACTATACTTATCTTTACTTCAAAACGTGAGGGAAATACAGGAGGAAAAAGAACTGATGACGGACAATACTTTGAAGATATATATGCAACTTATAAAATTAACAATGAATGGATTGAGGCTCAGCCAATTAGCGATTCTATTAATACATTAGGACACGAAGCATCTATAGGAATATCACCTGACGGAAGACAGTTGTATATTTATAAAGATGACAATGGTGACGGAAATATTTATTATAGCAAACAGGAAGGTTTAGATTGGACAGTTCCCGTAAAATTAGGCACTGAAGTAAATACAAAAGCAAAAGAAACTCATGCTTCTTTATCTGCCGAAGGTGATAAACTCTATTTTACAAGCAACAGAAAAGGCGGTTATGGAGGATTAGATATATACATTACAAGAAAATTACCTGACGGAACATGGGGAAAAGCTCAAAATTTAGGAACTAAAATAAATACACCATATGACGAAGAAGGTCCTTTTATCCACTATGACGGTATAACTTTATTTTTTAGTTCAAAAGGACACAAAAGTATGGGCGCATTTGATATATTTTCAAGCACCCTTCAGGAAGATAATACATGGACAGAACCATCTAATATCGGATACCCGATAAATACTACCGATGATGATGTTTTTTACTGGGTAACTCCTGATGGACGTAGGGCATATTATGCTTCACATCAACAGGGGAGTATTGGCGATAATGATATTTATATTATAAATTTACCTGAAAGTCATGTTCGAAATCTAACTGTTTTAACCGGAATTCCTACATCATCAGTAGGAGACATTTTACTTAATGCTGAAATAACAGTTACAGACAAAGAAACAGGTGATATTGTTGGTATTTATAAACCTGACCCTAAATCCGGTCAGTATATGATAATTGTTCCGAGAGGAAAAGTATATGAAATAACTATAAATGTAGAAGGATATGCAGAAACTACTGAAGATTTAAAAGTTCCCGAAGAGCCATTCGAAGAATCGCAAGAAGTTATTAAACTTAAACCTGTTGAATTAGTTCAGGAATATTATATAAATCAAACTATATTGTTTGGCTTTGATAAGTTTAAAACACCAAAAAGTCAAACTTATATTTATGAAGAAGTATTAGATATTCTCGCAATATATATGAATAAAAATCCAAATTGTGTTATTGAGATAGGAGGTCATACTGATGCAATAGGAAGCAATGAATACAACATGATACTTAGTGAAAAACGTGCAGGCTTTGTTAAAAACTATCTTCTAAATAAAGGTGTTAAAAACGAAAACATTGTAATAAAAGGTTATAGTGAAGATATTCCAATAGCTATTAATGAAAATCCTGATGGTTCTGATTCTCCTGAAGGAAGAAAATTTAACAGAAGAATAACTTTCAAAATAATTAAGGAAGGTAAAGAAAAATTAATATTCAAACCAATTGGAATACCTGACCAGTATTCTGTTAATTAA